A single region of the Coregonus clupeaformis isolate EN_2021a unplaced genomic scaffold, ASM2061545v1 scaf1426, whole genome shotgun sequence genome encodes:
- the LOC123487000 gene encoding uncharacterized protein LOC123487000: protein MDTFHICASQVGTSGQNWDNVAQNKCFHGVNKTCQQSSLEQGDIPSSLRHLTKIQILLNDVKQSINHMQGKLNTMQGQCIELQTAISKIIPAADVAVQSGETSNIAGQGRGSSQKPTLLRRGRRSSEHQASSLHRGMGSSKQPVSLHRGKGFSQQPSSRHRGRRSSEHQASSLHRGMGSSNQPVSLHRGMGFSQQSSSLHRGS, encoded by the exons ATGGATACCTTTCAT ATCTGCGCATCACAAGTTGGAACTAGTGGTCAAAATTGGGACAATGTTgcccaaaataaatgttttcatgGAG TGAACAAGACCTGCCAACAGAGCTCACTGGAGCAGGGAGACATCCCGTCATCCCTTCGGCACCTGACAAA GATTCAGATCCTGCTGAACGATGTTAAGCAGTCGATTAACCACATGCAGGGGAAGCTGAACACCATGCAGGGGCAGTGTATTGAGTTGCAGACTGCCATATCTAAG ATCATCCCAGCAGCCGACGTTGCTGTACAGAGTGGGGAAACATCCAACATCGCTGGGCAGGGGAGGGGATCCTCCCAAAAGCCAACTTTGCTGCGCAGAGGGAGGAGGTCCTCCGAGCATCAGGCCTCATCCCTGCACAGAGGGATGGGATCCTCCAAACAACCAGTGTCCCTGCACAGAGGGAAGGGATTCTCCCAGCAGCCATCATCACGGCACAGAGGGAGGAGATCCTCCGAGCATCAGGCCTCATCCCTGCACAGAGGGATGGGATCCTCCAATCAACCAGTGTCCCTGCACAGAGGGATGGGATTCTCCCAGCAGTCATCATCACTGCACAGAGGGAGTTGA